A single region of the Vicia villosa cultivar HV-30 ecotype Madison, WI linkage group LG4, Vvil1.0, whole genome shotgun sequence genome encodes:
- the LOC131595912 gene encoding RNA-dependent RNA polymerase 1: MGKSKTVELYGFPTHVNVSDVKRFVEKLTGEGSVFAMKVRVGKGRSPRAFAIIQFTAAKHATYMMALLSGNPSALWYGSSYLKVREMERDIDSKPKEVEDSLDDVKLYFGCQISKERFSVLWIKEDVSVVFGSGTRKWRFSMRHGDKKFRLDLSYENIWKIELRQPRGEIVKYLLIQLIGAPRVFELYIPTSTSATSVYDDPLMNYCRDDQWIRAIDFTPCSCIGQSSVLCLELPSDRDLPNFRENFAHYEESDGQYRLESGSPFSSNPDIVPMVAPPRGIQIPFDILFKVNSLVQHGCLSGSELDNDFYRLVDPLKINVVYIEHALERMFFSKDFCYEPARWLKDQYRLSAKNPPRSPSISLDNGLVYVRRVQITPCKVYFSGPEINVSNRVLRHFHEHIDNFLRVSFVDEEMDKLYSADLSTRISEIGKTEIYCRILSILRNGLDIGGRKFEFLAFSSSQLRENSLWMFARTTTGVTANSIREWMGDFSRIKNVAKYAARLGQSFGSSTETLSVSRYEIETIPDVKVKNTEYVFSDGIGKISLELARRVAKKCGYDSMPSAFQIRYGGYKGVVAVDPTSYWKLSLRESMHKYDSENEKLDVLACSKVQPCYLNRQLITLLSTLDVKDSVFEKRQKEAVDQLNTILTDSTKAHEVLDLMSSGEVTNILKEMLICGYKPNVEPFLSMMLQTFRASKLLELRQKTRIFIPKGRAMMGVLDETKTLEYGEVFVQYSYDRFSNHSHVVKGKVVVAKNPCLHPGDVRVLKAVDVPDLRHMVDCVVFPQKGHRPHPNECSGSDLDGDIYFVCWDSELIPPKTIDPMEYDTAQPKVLDHDVEIEEVEEYFANYLVNDSLGIIANAHTVHADREPEKAMSDPCIRLAKLFSVAVDFPKTGIPAEIPRELFAKEYPDFMEKHDKTTYRSENVIGKLFREIQGISTKDGSITSFTFELAKKSYDPDMEFDGFMDYVDDAFYYKSNYDYKLGNLMDYYGIKTESEILSGNIMKMSKSFTKRRDADAITMAVRSLRKEARSWFNDGSDSGGDDAYAKASAWYHVTYHHSYYGLYNEGMKRDHFLSFPWCVYHLLVQIKKGNASMRMHSSMEQSFSRRLRLD; the protein is encoded by the exons ATGGGGAAAAGTAAGACAGTTGAGTTGTATGGATTCCCTACTCATGTGAACGTGTCTGATGTGAAGAGATTTGTAGAGAAGCTTACTGGTGAAGGAAGTGTCTTTGCTATGAAGGTTAGAGTAGGCAAAGGCCGGAGTCCTAGAGCGTTTGCAATTATTCAATTCACTGCTGCTAAACATGCTACATATATGATGGCGTTACTTAGCGGAAATCCGTCGGCATTGTGGTATGGGAGCTCCTATTTAAAAGTCCGGGAAATGGAAAGGGATATTGATTCGAAGCCAAAGGAAGTTGAAGACAGTTTGGATGATGTGAAACTGTACTTTGGCTGTCAGATTTCGAAGGAAAGATTCTCCGTTTTATGGATAAAGGAGGATGTTTCTGTAGTTTTTGGGAGTGGAACGAGAAAATGGCGTTTCTCTATGCGCCATGGTGATAAGAAGTTCAGACTTGACCTTTCGTATGAGAACATTTGGAAGATTGAGCTACGTCAACCACGGGGTGAAATTGTAAAGTATCTCCTGATACAG TTAATTGGTGCTCCTCGGGTTTTTGAGCTTTATATTCCTACTTCAACAAGTGCAACAAGTGTATATGATGATCCTTTGATGAACTATTGTAGAGATGACCAATGGATCCGTGCAATAGATTTCACTCCTTGCAGCTGTATTGGTCAGTCTTCTGTTTTATGCCTAGAGCTTCCTAGTGACAGAGATTTACCGAATTTCCGGGAAAACTTTGCACATTATGAGGAAAGTGATGGTCAATACAGATTGGAGAGTGGATCACCTTTTTCATCCAATCCGGATATTGTTCCCATGGTTGCTCCTCCTCGAGGAATTCAAATTCCATTTGACATCTTGTTCAAAGTTAATTCGTTGGTTCAGCACGGGTGTCTTTCAGGTTCTGAACTCGATAATGATTTCTACCGTCTAGTTGATCCACTTAAAATAAATGTCGTGTATATCGAGCATGCTTTAGAAAGGATGTTCTTTTCAAAGGATTTCTGTTATGAACCTGCAAGATGGCTGAAAGATCAGTACAGACTTAGTGCAAAAAACCCGCCTCGGTCACCATCTATATCGTTGGATAACGGATTGGTATATGTTCGCAGGGTTCAGATAACACCATGCAAAGTATACTTTTCTGGTCCAGAGATTAATGTCTCGAATCGTGTTCTCCGCCATTTCCATGAGCATATTGATAACTTTCTGCGTGTTTCATTTGTTGACGAGGAAATGGATAAACTGTATTCAGCAGATTTATCCACACGTATTTCTGAGATTGGGAAAACTGAGATATACTGTAGGATTCTTTCCATCCTTAGAAATGGCTTAGATATTGGTGGTAGGAAGTTTGAATTTCTTGCTTTCTCATCTAGTCAGTTGCGTGAAAATTCGCTATGGATGTTTGCTCGTACAACAACTGGAGTTACTGCCAATTCCATAAGGGAATGGATGGGAGATTTTAGCCGGATAAAAAATGTGGCTAAATATGCTGCTAGACTCGGACAATCTTTTGGTTCATCTACTGAAACTCTAAGCGTCAGCAGATACGAAATTGAGACTATTCCTGATGTGAAGGTTAAAAATACTGAATATGTCTTCTCTGATGGAATTGGGAAAATATCTCTTGAGCTTGCCAGGAGAGTGGCTAAAAAATGTGGTTATGATTCTATGCCATCCGCCTTTCAGATTCGGTACGGCGGGTACAAAGGAGTTGTGGCTGTTGATCCAACCTCATATTGGAAGTTGTCACTGAGGGAGAGCATGCACAAGTATGATTCAGAGAATGAAAAACTTGATGTTTTAGCATGTAGTAAGGTTCAGCCTTGTTATCTGAATCGACAATTGATTACTCTCTTATCAACTCTCGATGTCAAGGACAGTGTTTTCGAGAAAAGACAGAAAGAAGCTGTTGATCAACTCAACACTATACTAACAGATTCAACAAAGGCACATGAGGTTTTGGACTTGATGTCTTCCGGGGAGGTCACTAATATTCTGAAGGAGATGCTTATTTGTGGCTACAAGCCTAATGTTGAACCATTTCTATCAATGATGCTGCAGACATTTAGGGCATCAAAGTTATTGGAATTGCGACAAAAAACTAGGATATTTATTCCAAAGGGAAGAGCAATGATGGGTGTTCTAGATGAAACTAAAACCCTTGAATATGGTGAAGTTTTTGTTCAATATTCTTACGACAGGTTCAGCAACCATTCTCATGTAGTTAAAGGCAAGGTCGTAGTAGCGAAAAACCCCTGCTTGCACCCGGGTGATGTTCGTGTTTTGAAGGCTGTTGATGTGCCAGATTTGCGCCACATGGTGGATTGTGTTGTTTTCCCTCAAAAAGGTCACAG GCCACATCCAAATGAATGCTCGGGAAGTGATCTTGACGGGGACATCTACTTTGTTTGTTGGGATTCTGAATTGATTCCACCTAAAACAATTGATCCAATGGAGTATGATACTGCCCAACCTAAAGTATTGGATCATGATGTTGAGATTGAG GAAGTGGAAGAGTATTTTGCAAATTACTTGGTCAATGACAGTCTTGGAATAATTGCCAATGCACACACTGTCCATGCAGATAGAGAGCCCGAAAAAGCAATGTCTGATCCATGTATTAGACTTGCAAAACTGTTCTCAGTAGCAGTTGACTTCCCTAAAACTGGTATTCCAGCAGAAATACCCCGCGAACTTTTCGCCAAAGAATATCCAGACTTCATGGAGAAGCATGACAAAACAACCTACAGATCAGAAAATGTAATAGGAAAACTTTTTAGAGAAATTCAAGGAATTTCAACAAAAGATggttctattacatccttcacatTTGAACTGGCTAAAAAGTCGTACGATCCCGACATGGAATTCGACGGCTTTATGGATTATGTCGATGATGCCTTCTATTACAAATCCAATTATGACTACAAGTTGGGAAATCTGATGGACTACTACGGTATCAAAACTGAATCAGAAATTCTAAGTGGGAATATCATGAAAATGTCGAAATCTTTCACCAAAAGAAGGGATGCTGATGCGATAACTATGGCTGTAAGGTCCCTAAGGAAAGAGGCGAGGAGTTGGTTCAATGACGGTTCAGATTCTGGAGgtgatgatgcatatgcaaaagCTTCTGCTTGGTATCATGTCACTTACCATCATAGTTACTATGGTTTGTACAATGAAGGTATGAAGAGGGACCATTTTCTAAGCTTTCCATGGTGCGTTTACCATTTGCTTGTCCAAATCAAGAAGGGGAATGCAAGCATGAGGATGCATTCTAGCATGGAGCAAAGTTTCAGCCGCAGGTTGCGTCTTGATTAA
- the LOC131600283 gene encoding transcription factor bHLH121-like gives MNQRHHPPPLNSSKTPPSAVAPDSPPQHVITNRKDTVRERSEVESHDPTVARKVQKADREKVRRDRLNDQFHELGNALDPDRPRNDKATIISETIQVLKDITAEVDKLKTEHKALSEESRELIQEKNELREEKASLRSDIENLNSQYQQRVRVMPPWTGMDPSVVMSSPYPYPVPISIPPAPVSIHPHMQPFPYFGNPNPGHIPSLCSMYIPFSAPANVPIEMPSTQYASTSHLLNRKESRNKSPGHRRPSDAKRSSVSPDVATELELKMPGSSTQQDSMSGGRKGKHSVMSDRIIIDESASSRYSPSQGPQDSFDSVEHTPKAVD, from the exons ATGAATCAACGGCACCATCCCCCACCGCTTAACTCCTCCAAAACTCCACCCTCTGCGGTGGCGCCAGATTCACCTCCGCAACACGTCATCACCAATCGCAAAGACACTGTCCG GGAGAGGAGTGAGGTGGAATCTCATGATCCAACTGTTGCTAGGAAAGTTCAGAAGGCTGATCGTGAGAAAGTCAGGAGGGATCGGTTGAATGATCAGTTTCATGAATTGGGAAACGCGTTAG ATCCTGATAGACCGCGGAACGACAAAGCAACCATCATCTCGGAGACAATCCAAGTGTTGAAAGACATAACTGCTGAAGTTGATAAGCTGAAAACAGAACATAAAGCGCTTTCTGAGGAGTCGCGCGAA CTAATCCAAGAAAAGAATGAGCTCCGAGAAGAGAAAGCATCGTTAAGATCCGATATAGAAAATCTTAATTCGCAGTATCAGCAGAGAGTCAGAGTCATGCCTCCATGGACTGGAATGGATCCTTCTGTTGTCATGAGTAGCCCTTATCCATATCCAGTTCCTATATCAATCCCTCCTGCTCCAGTTTCCATTCACCCACATATGCAACCTTTTCCCTACTTTGGAAACCCGAATCCTGGTCATATTCCGAGTCTATGCTCAATGTATATTCCATTCTCGGCTCCGGCTAACGTTCCAATCGAGATGCCATCAACTCAGTATGCCTCTACATCGCACTTGTTGAATCGAAAAGAGTCGCGGAACAAGTCACCGGGTCATAGAAGACCTAGTGATGCAAAAAGAAGTAGTGTGTCTCCTGATGTGGCGACAGAACTTGAGCTTAAGATGCCTGGATCATCAACACAACAG GATTCCATGTCTGGAGGAAGGAAGGGCAAGCATTCGGTGATGAGTGACAGAATCATCATAGATGAGAGTGCTTCGAGCCGGTATTCTCCATCTCAAGGACCTCAAGATAGCTTTGACAGCGTCGAACACACTCCAAAGGCTGTTGATTGA